A genome region from Arthrobacter sp. SLBN-100 includes the following:
- a CDS encoding HAD family hydrolase, with product MTTLTETSVAGNDDRRDNENNNVDQTLMVALDVDGTLVDHDGHMSPAVREAAQAVVAAGHEVMIATGRSLNAMLPIIENIGIERGYAVCCNGGVTLRLHPEFENGYEVIHKATFDPAPALRALRERLPSAKYALEDEDGNFLSTERFQDPSFGVEAVGVDFHTLLEATAVRVVVFSTENTPEEFNEAIGHVGLAGVTYSVGWTAWLDIAAAGVTKASALENLRGRLGIEPHLTVAVGDGRNDIEMLSWAGRGVAMGQAPEEVIAAADEVTHSVYDDGAAHVLRSLL from the coding sequence ATGACAACGCTGACTGAAACCTCAGTCGCCGGCAACGATGACCGGCGAGACAATGAAAACAACAACGTAGACCAGACGCTGATGGTCGCCCTGGACGTGGACGGCACCCTGGTGGACCACGACGGGCACATGTCACCTGCCGTTCGCGAAGCGGCGCAGGCGGTAGTAGCAGCGGGGCATGAGGTCATGATCGCCACCGGCCGCTCCCTCAACGCCATGCTGCCGATCATCGAGAACATCGGGATCGAGCGCGGCTATGCGGTGTGCTGCAACGGCGGCGTGACTCTGCGGCTCCACCCGGAGTTCGAAAACGGCTACGAGGTCATCCATAAGGCCACCTTCGATCCGGCTCCGGCCCTCCGTGCCCTCCGCGAGCGGCTTCCGTCCGCCAAGTATGCGCTGGAGGACGAGGACGGCAACTTCCTGTCCACCGAACGCTTCCAGGACCCGAGTTTCGGTGTGGAGGCTGTCGGCGTCGACTTCCACACCTTGCTCGAGGCCACCGCCGTGCGCGTGGTGGTGTTCAGCACCGAAAACACCCCGGAAGAGTTCAACGAGGCCATCGGGCACGTAGGCCTTGCGGGTGTCACGTACTCGGTGGGCTGGACGGCGTGGCTGGACATTGCGGCTGCCGGCGTCACCAAGGCCAGCGCCCTGGAGAACCTGCGCGGCCGGCTCGGCATCGAACCGCACCTCACGGTGGCAGTCGGCGACGGGCGGAACGATATCGAAATGCTCAGCTGGGCCGGCCGGGGAGTTGCCATGGGCCAGGCCCCGGAGGAAGTCATCGCCGCCGCGGACGAGGTTACCCACTCGGTGTACGACGACGGCGCCGCGCACGTGCTGCGCAGCCTCCTTTAG
- a CDS encoding carboxylesterase family protein, with the protein MSLQPAFNPPCGPVTGWCDGDVVRATGIPYAKAARFQPPVPAADWTQPFAASSPAPACPQGPVPFLDDVLGTRYGELPGSEDCQNLSVTMPADLAAGERLPVMVWIHGGSYTTGSGDLAIFDPAALVAENRVVVVSVTYRLGLFGFLATRSGRPGNLGLLDQLEAFRWVQRNVAAFGGDPGCVTAFGQSAGGDAIAHLMATPDAPRLFQRAIIQSAPLGISRGRAKMNHAMGIAAEAVTEDTPAMEVVEREDHVAQVARKFGMLAAMPFGTQYGHAPLPEESGIEAAWDRSAPGIEVLIGHTSEEARLFLPRSPYLKRLARIPLLGTPAIRAIDWVVTETVYGRAARKFARRHARAGGKAHRYVLSWHAPGNIFGAAHTVDLPLLFGNRNTWDGVGLIAGAGWQDVDDVGRQVRALWAAFARGDSLRKKGGIPGALAYRAEHQWADARQVAGAAQGSQR; encoded by the coding sequence GTGAGTTTGCAGCCTGCTTTTAACCCGCCTTGCGGTCCTGTTACCGGCTGGTGCGACGGGGACGTCGTCCGGGCCACCGGAATTCCTTACGCCAAGGCGGCGCGTTTCCAGCCTCCCGTACCTGCCGCGGACTGGACCCAACCGTTTGCGGCAAGCTCCCCCGCCCCCGCTTGCCCGCAGGGGCCGGTGCCGTTCCTCGACGACGTCCTGGGCACCCGCTACGGGGAGCTTCCGGGCAGCGAGGACTGCCAGAACCTCTCCGTCACCATGCCCGCCGATCTTGCTGCAGGTGAGCGGCTGCCGGTGATGGTCTGGATCCACGGCGGTTCCTACACCACCGGCTCCGGCGACCTGGCCATCTTCGACCCGGCGGCGCTCGTGGCCGAAAACCGGGTGGTGGTGGTTTCGGTGACCTACCGGCTGGGGCTGTTCGGCTTCCTGGCCACGCGGTCGGGCCGCCCGGGCAACCTGGGCCTGCTGGACCAGCTCGAGGCCTTCCGCTGGGTGCAGCGGAACGTTGCGGCATTCGGCGGCGATCCGGGCTGTGTGACAGCCTTTGGGCAGTCCGCCGGCGGCGATGCCATCGCCCACCTCATGGCCACCCCTGATGCACCCCGGCTGTTCCAGCGGGCCATCATCCAAAGTGCCCCGCTGGGCATATCCCGCGGCAGGGCAAAAATGAACCATGCGATGGGCATCGCGGCCGAGGCGGTTACTGAAGACACTCCGGCCATGGAGGTCGTGGAGCGGGAGGACCACGTGGCGCAGGTGGCCCGGAAGTTCGGCATGCTGGCCGCCATGCCTTTCGGCACCCAATACGGGCACGCGCCGCTGCCGGAGGAATCAGGCATCGAGGCCGCGTGGGACCGTTCCGCACCGGGCATAGAGGTCCTGATCGGGCACACGTCCGAGGAGGCGCGGCTGTTCCTGCCGCGCAGCCCGTACCTGAAGCGGCTGGCCCGGATTCCGCTGCTGGGGACCCCCGCCATCAGGGCCATTGACTGGGTGGTCACCGAGACCGTCTACGGCAGGGCGGCGCGAAAATTCGCCCGGCGCCATGCCAGGGCGGGCGGAAAAGCCCACCGGTACGTACTGAGCTGGCATGCACCCGGCAACATTTTCGGTGCTGCCCACACCGTCGACCTCCCGCTCCTCTTCGGGAACCGGAACACGTGGGACGGTGTCGGACTGATCGCCGGCGCCGGCTGGCAGGACGTGGACGACGTCGGGCGGCAGGTGCGGGCCTTGTGGGCAGCTTTCGCCCGGGGAGACTCCCTCCGCAAGAAGGGCGGGATCCCGGGCGCGCTGGCGTACAGGGCGGAGCACCAATGGGCTGACGCCCGTCAGGTTGCCGGGGCGGCCCAGGGCAGCCAGAGGTAA
- a CDS encoding MarR family transcriptional regulator, whose product MFTLTINQTDSRRDGDLVPQLLKDLRHIPARLDFDRSVEDEVQGIVECPHQAVEVALIALRAGSWYVGIGVGPVNEPLPNQIKDASGHGLVYARRAVDRLRNSKDRVPVAVEGPLADVAHDAEAVLRLLGHIVRDRSGAEWRVLDLLTPGVRGQQKAVAQELGITTQAVSKAVARAQWNEEHAARPAAARLLALILEAR is encoded by the coding sequence ATGTTCACGCTGACAATCAACCAGACCGACAGCCGGCGCGACGGCGACCTGGTGCCGCAGTTGCTCAAGGACCTGCGGCACATTCCTGCGCGCCTGGACTTCGACCGGTCCGTGGAAGACGAAGTCCAGGGCATCGTGGAGTGCCCGCACCAGGCGGTGGAGGTGGCGCTGATCGCGCTGCGTGCCGGTTCCTGGTACGTGGGGATCGGCGTCGGGCCTGTTAATGAGCCGCTGCCCAACCAGATCAAGGACGCATCCGGCCACGGGCTGGTGTACGCCCGGCGTGCGGTGGACCGGCTGCGGAACAGCAAGGACCGGGTCCCGGTCGCTGTGGAGGGGCCGCTGGCCGACGTGGCCCACGACGCCGAGGCGGTGCTGCGGCTGCTGGGGCATATCGTCCGCGACCGGTCCGGCGCCGAGTGGCGCGTCCTTGACCTGCTGACGCCGGGGGTGCGCGGGCAGCAGAAGGCCGTGGCGCAGGAACTCGGGATCACCACGCAGGCCGTCAGCAAGGCTGTGGCCCGGGCGCAGTGGAACGAGGAACATGCCGCCCGCCCGGCCGCAGCCCGGTTGCTGGCACTGATCCTCGAGGCGCGCTAA
- a CDS encoding inorganic diphosphatase — protein MKHDVTIEIPKGSRVKYEVDHETGRVRLDRVLFTSMQYPTHYGYFENTLGEDGDPLDALVLLQDFDLHPGVIVESRPIGVFNMTDDGGGDAKVLCVPVDARFDHIQEVSDVNEFLIKEIEHFFTRYKDLEPGKWVKAEGWGDRAAAEAELEASIKRYVPTGH, from the coding sequence ATGAAGCATGACGTGACCATCGAGATCCCCAAGGGATCGCGCGTCAAGTACGAAGTTGACCACGAGACCGGCCGCGTCCGCCTGGACCGCGTCCTCTTCACCTCCATGCAGTACCCCACGCACTACGGATACTTCGAGAACACCCTCGGCGAGGACGGCGACCCGTTGGACGCGCTGGTGCTCCTGCAGGACTTCGACCTGCACCCCGGCGTGATTGTTGAGTCCCGCCCCATCGGCGTTTTCAACATGACTGACGACGGCGGCGGAGACGCTAAGGTCCTCTGCGTTCCCGTGGATGCCCGCTTTGACCACATCCAGGAAGTCAGCGACGTCAACGAGTTCCTGATCAAGGAGATCGAGCACTTCTTCACCCGCTACAAGGACCTGGAGCCGGGCAAGTGGGTCAAGGCCGAGGGCTGGGGCGACCGCGCCGCCGCCGAAGCCGAGCTGGAAGCCTCCATCAAGCGCTACGTGCCCACCGGCCACTGA
- a CDS encoding DUF429 domain-containing protein — MRTLGVDLAAAPKKTAVAVIEWEQGSARLIHLTLNVADQDIVDLFGATDMTGIDCPVGWPQALVPFLTGHLNFDAGPVLAYDGIAGRRLLAYRDTDRFVTERTGLIPLSVSADRLAHPAMRCAVIQAKIAALHGPQPRDGSGKLAEVYPAASLKLWGLAARGYKGRGTTEAERLSVLLGSLREQAPWLDLAGNEDRLAGSDDLFDAVVAALTARAAAVGLTLPPDNDHAAAARKEGWIHLPAGGLDGLPDQE, encoded by the coding sequence GTGAGAACGCTCGGGGTGGACCTTGCCGCGGCCCCCAAAAAGACAGCCGTCGCGGTCATAGAGTGGGAGCAGGGCTCCGCGCGGCTGATACACCTCACCCTCAACGTGGCTGACCAGGACATCGTGGACCTCTTTGGCGCCACGGATATGACGGGCATTGATTGCCCCGTCGGCTGGCCGCAGGCGCTGGTCCCGTTCCTCACCGGACACCTGAACTTCGACGCCGGCCCGGTCCTGGCATACGACGGCATCGCGGGCCGGCGCCTGCTGGCATACCGGGACACGGACCGGTTCGTCACCGAGCGGACCGGCCTGATTCCCCTCAGTGTCTCGGCAGACCGGCTCGCGCACCCGGCCATGCGCTGCGCGGTCATCCAGGCAAAGATCGCAGCACTCCACGGCCCCCAGCCGCGGGACGGCTCCGGCAAGCTGGCCGAGGTCTACCCCGCTGCGTCACTCAAGCTCTGGGGCCTGGCTGCCCGCGGCTACAAAGGACGCGGCACCACCGAAGCCGAACGCCTGTCGGTGCTGCTTGGAAGCCTGCGGGAGCAGGCGCCGTGGCTGGACTTAGCTGGCAACGAGGACCGGCTGGCCGGCTCGGACGACCTGTTTGACGCCGTCGTCGCTGCCCTCACCGCCCGTGCAGCCGCCGTCGGGCTGACCCTGCCGCCTGACAATGATCACGCCGCAGCCGCCCGCAAAGAAGGGTGGATCCATCTGCCCGCCGGTGGCCTCGACGGACTGCCGGACCAGGAGTGA
- a CDS encoding phosphoketolase family protein, whose product MTSSMGQDELELVDRWWRAANYLSVGQIYLRSNPLLREPLKAEHTKSRLLGHWGTTPGLNFIYAHLNRIIRRDSAEMLFVAGPGHGGPAVVANAWLEGTYSEIYGHVGNDEDGMAELFRQFSYPGGIPSHAAPESPGSINEGGELGYSLAHAYGSVLDNPQLVAAVVIGDGEAETGPLAASWHSHNFLDPATDGAVLPILHLNGYKIANPTVLARMPEAQLEQLLRGYGHEPYFVNVKDPDNTEQAHRDFAEALESCMTDIRAIQDSRRAPDSGGEQAGNGEAAEAPHWPMIVLRSPKGWTGPRKVDGLQVEGTWRSHQVPLSEVRTNGDHLRLLEEWLQSYRPEELFDGDGRLRPDVAEGAPTGDFRMSATPHANGGLLRRALKLPAYRDHAVEVAKAGTERVSPMITLGSWMRDVVALNMENFRLFGPDETASNRLQSVYEVTDKVWQYRIDDVDEHLARSGRVMEVLSEHLCQGWLEGYLLTGRHGVFSCYEAFIHIVDSMFNQHAKWLKVHRKLPWRQPVASLNYLLSSHVWQQDHNGFSHQDPGFIDHAVNKKAEVIRVYLPPDANTLLSVMEHCLDSTDYVNIVVSGKQPSPTWLGPADAATHCQRGLGIWGFAGSEVPGEEPDVVLACAGDVPTVETVAAAELLSEGAPGLKVRVVNVVDLMRLQDESEHPHGLPARDFDGIFTTDKPIIFAYHGYPALIHRLAYRRSNQEGLHVRGYKEEGTTTTPFDMAMLNGIDRFQLAIDAIDRVPGLAEKHSLLRQELQDRQIRAREHTRTHGEDPEEIRNWKLG is encoded by the coding sequence ATGACCAGCAGCATGGGGCAGGACGAACTGGAACTTGTGGACCGCTGGTGGCGCGCCGCCAACTATCTCTCGGTGGGCCAGATCTACCTCCGCTCCAATCCGCTGCTGCGCGAACCGCTCAAGGCTGAGCACACCAAGTCGCGGCTGCTGGGTCACTGGGGCACCACGCCCGGGCTGAACTTCATCTACGCCCACCTGAACCGCATTATCCGCCGCGACTCCGCCGAGATGCTCTTTGTGGCCGGTCCCGGGCATGGCGGTCCCGCCGTCGTCGCGAACGCCTGGCTGGAAGGCACGTACTCCGAAATCTACGGCCACGTGGGCAACGACGAGGATGGCATGGCGGAGCTCTTCCGCCAGTTTTCCTACCCCGGCGGCATCCCCAGCCACGCCGCCCCGGAGAGCCCCGGCTCCATCAATGAGGGCGGTGAACTCGGGTACTCCCTCGCCCATGCCTACGGCTCGGTCCTCGACAATCCCCAGCTGGTGGCCGCCGTCGTGATCGGCGACGGCGAGGCGGAGACCGGGCCGCTGGCCGCCAGCTGGCACTCCCACAACTTCCTGGACCCGGCCACGGACGGAGCGGTGCTGCCTATCCTGCACCTGAACGGCTACAAAATCGCCAACCCCACAGTCCTGGCCCGCATGCCCGAAGCACAGCTGGAACAGCTCCTGCGCGGTTACGGCCACGAGCCCTACTTCGTGAACGTGAAGGATCCGGACAACACGGAGCAGGCCCACCGGGACTTCGCAGAGGCGTTGGAAAGCTGCATGACGGACATCCGTGCCATCCAGGACTCGCGGCGGGCGCCGGACAGCGGCGGCGAGCAGGCAGGCAATGGGGAAGCTGCGGAAGCCCCCCACTGGCCCATGATCGTCCTGCGCTCGCCGAAGGGCTGGACCGGGCCGCGCAAGGTGGACGGGCTGCAGGTTGAGGGGACATGGCGGAGCCACCAGGTGCCGCTCTCCGAAGTCCGCACCAACGGCGACCACCTGCGGCTCCTGGAAGAGTGGCTGCAGTCCTACCGCCCGGAGGAACTGTTCGACGGCGACGGCCGGCTCCGCCCCGACGTCGCCGAGGGTGCGCCCACGGGCGACTTCCGGATGAGCGCCACGCCCCACGCCAACGGCGGCCTGCTCCGGCGGGCCCTGAAGCTGCCTGCCTACCGTGATCACGCCGTGGAGGTTGCAAAAGCCGGGACCGAGCGCGTCAGCCCCATGATCACGCTCGGCTCCTGGATGCGGGACGTCGTGGCCCTCAATATGGAGAACTTCCGGCTGTTCGGCCCGGATGAGACGGCCTCGAACCGGCTCCAGAGCGTCTACGAGGTCACCGACAAGGTGTGGCAATACCGGATTGACGACGTCGACGAGCACCTTGCGCGTTCCGGCAGGGTGATGGAGGTGCTGAGTGAGCACCTGTGCCAGGGCTGGCTTGAGGGCTACCTCCTGACCGGCCGGCACGGCGTCTTCAGCTGCTATGAGGCCTTCATCCATATCGTTGATTCGATGTTCAACCAGCATGCCAAATGGTTGAAGGTGCACCGCAAGCTCCCGTGGCGCCAGCCTGTCGCCTCCCTGAACTACCTGCTGTCCTCGCACGTGTGGCAGCAGGACCATAACGGGTTTTCGCACCAGGACCCGGGGTTCATCGACCACGCCGTGAACAAAAAAGCGGAGGTCATCCGGGTGTACCTGCCGCCGGACGCCAACACCCTGCTGTCCGTTATGGAGCACTGCCTGGACTCGACCGACTACGTGAACATCGTGGTCAGCGGGAAGCAGCCCTCACCCACCTGGCTGGGTCCGGCCGACGCCGCCACGCACTGCCAGCGGGGGCTGGGCATCTGGGGGTTCGCCGGGTCCGAGGTCCCCGGCGAGGAACCCGACGTCGTCCTGGCCTGCGCCGGCGACGTGCCCACGGTGGAGACGGTGGCCGCGGCGGAGCTGCTCAGCGAAGGCGCCCCGGGCCTGAAGGTCCGCGTGGTTAACGTGGTGGACCTGATGCGGCTGCAGGACGAGAGCGAACATCCGCACGGGCTTCCTGCACGGGACTTCGACGGCATCTTCACCACGGACAAGCCCATCATCTTCGCCTACCACGGTTACCCCGCGCTGATCCACCGGCTGGCCTACCGCCGCAGCAACCAGGAGGGCCTGCATGTGCGCGGCTACAAGGAGGAGGGAACCACTACCACCCCGTTCGACATGGCCATGCTGAACGGCATCGACCGGTTCCAGCTTGCCATCGACGCCATCGACCGGGTCCCCGGCCTGGCGGAGAAGCACTCGCTGCTGCGGCAGGAGCTCCAGGACCGGCAGATCCGCGCCCGGGAGCACACCCGCACGCACGGTGAGGATCCGGAGGAGATCCGCAACTGGAAACTCGGCTGA
- a CDS encoding AEC family transporter, which translates to MLKGFFVVGMVLLAGYLLARYNVLGQQGTKVLSALSFTVGLPSLMFSMIVTRHITEVLSATGLISIVTAIACMAIFAAVGALRRWGTRRTVIGALTTGIVNSTNLGVPLSAYVLGSATYVTPIMLFQLALLTPVALTILDLADPKGHKLSVLKVLSTPFRNPVTVAAMLGILLSALDVKVPELVLAPVSLAAQMTVPLMLIIFGMSLHGLTLRGGTGEAAPTAVAVVLKSAVHPALAWALAAFVFHLDAFSTFVVTACAILPTGQNVVLYSIRYGVGQALAQSTAVITTVLSVPLLLGAALLFG; encoded by the coding sequence GTGCTGAAGGGCTTTTTTGTTGTGGGCATGGTGCTGCTGGCCGGATACCTCCTGGCCCGGTACAACGTGCTCGGTCAGCAGGGAACCAAGGTGCTTTCCGCGTTGTCGTTCACTGTCGGGCTGCCCAGCCTGATGTTTTCCATGATTGTCACGCGGCACATCACCGAGGTCCTGAGCGCCACCGGCCTGATTTCCATTGTCACGGCCATCGCCTGCATGGCAATCTTCGCCGCGGTGGGGGCGCTGCGCCGCTGGGGAACCCGGCGGACAGTCATCGGCGCCTTGACAACCGGGATAGTCAACTCCACCAACCTCGGGGTGCCGCTGTCCGCCTACGTCCTCGGCAGCGCCACGTACGTCACGCCGATCATGCTGTTCCAGCTCGCCCTGCTGACGCCGGTTGCCCTCACCATCCTGGATCTGGCGGATCCCAAGGGGCACAAACTGTCGGTCCTGAAGGTCCTCTCCACGCCCTTCCGGAACCCCGTCACTGTCGCGGCCATGCTGGGGATCCTCCTCAGCGCACTCGACGTCAAAGTACCGGAACTCGTGCTCGCCCCGGTTTCCCTGGCCGCGCAGATGACTGTGCCGCTGATGCTGATCATTTTCGGGATGTCCCTGCACGGGCTCACGCTTCGCGGGGGTACCGGCGAGGCCGCTCCCACAGCTGTCGCCGTCGTGCTTAAATCAGCCGTCCATCCTGCATTGGCGTGGGCGTTGGCGGCATTCGTCTTCCACCTCGACGCGTTCAGCACCTTCGTTGTCACTGCCTGCGCAATCCTGCCTACGGGACAAAACGTGGTCCTCTATTCCATCCGCTACGGTGTGGGCCAGGCGCTGGCGCAGTCGACCGCCGTGATCACCACAGTCCTGTCCGTCCCGCTCCTGCTCGGAGCCGCGCTGCTGTTTGGCTGA
- a CDS encoding histidine phosphatase family protein: MTLTTFALIRHGQTDWNAQRRLQGSTDIPLNDVGRAQARDAVAVLSAYEWDAIVSSPLSRAAETADVIAAGLGLSEVRRMPELTERSFGPAEGMQAGPELDALRIPGGFRGAESEDEAADRGLAALEALAGEYRGRRLLVVAHGTLLRVSLSRAVGSTLKSIDNAVLNLAHHHAIDGWQLEYFNGEPVMAASQG, from the coding sequence ATGACCCTTACGACGTTCGCCCTCATCCGCCATGGCCAGACTGACTGGAATGCGCAGCGCCGGCTGCAGGGATCCACGGACATTCCGCTGAACGACGTCGGCCGGGCCCAGGCGCGTGACGCCGTCGCCGTTTTGTCCGCTTACGAATGGGACGCGATTGTGTCCTCGCCGCTGAGCCGCGCCGCCGAAACTGCCGACGTGATCGCGGCCGGACTGGGGCTCAGCGAGGTCCGTCGCATGCCGGAACTTACCGAGCGGAGCTTCGGACCGGCGGAGGGCATGCAGGCGGGCCCGGAACTGGATGCCCTGCGCATCCCCGGCGGTTTCCGCGGCGCCGAAAGCGAGGACGAGGCAGCCGACCGGGGACTTGCCGCCCTGGAGGCACTGGCCGGCGAGTACCGCGGACGGCGCCTTCTCGTCGTCGCGCACGGGACGTTGCTTCGCGTAAGCCTCAGCCGCGCCGTGGGCAGCACGCTGAAAAGCATCGACAACGCGGTACTTAACCTTGCACACCACCATGCGATCGACGGCTGGCAGCTCGAATACTTCAACGGCGAGCCGGTCATGGCGGCAAGCCAGGGCTGA
- the dacB gene encoding D-alanyl-D-alanine carboxypeptidase/D-alanyl-D-alanine endopeptidase: MTKPTAAEPWPDRARHGLRGAVAALKRCWPSVVLAALLVVLIVPGALLVAPGFLGPEAPAPAPPAPEWQQAPATLSPARGLAPLDPSANLPLASNVTAQVEPLLKADGGGSFTGLVQDGLTGQVLFDRGGSESRVPASNMKLLTAVAALRSLGPEHRFTTSVVEGPEAGQVVLVGGGDVLLGAGESNGGQVMGHAGLATLAARTVETLKAAGTAGELKVLVDDSIFAGPALNPAWESGDVAAGEVAPVYPLAMNSARYDPAVTTGPRPQDAATTAAEEFAARLRTAGEAAGLAVAAAVERSPRSTQSGGEESPEPAVLAEAQSATVGEQVDLMLQASDNYLAEVLGRMASVAAGGPGSNDGATAAVRAQLTEAGISVDGIKLVDVCGLAMDNRVSARQFSEVVRAIAAGPDSRLRAALDGFPVAGLTGTLDARYGEDSTARGAGLVRAKTGTLNTVLALSGYVVDSDGRLLVFSFIGNGLTPGAAGNKVALDRAATALAACGCR; the protein is encoded by the coding sequence ATGACCAAACCAACTGCCGCGGAACCATGGCCTGACCGTGCCCGCCACGGTCTCCGCGGCGCGGTCGCGGCCCTGAAACGGTGCTGGCCTTCCGTTGTGCTGGCGGCCCTCCTGGTGGTCCTCATCGTCCCCGGGGCCCTGCTGGTTGCCCCCGGCTTCCTGGGGCCGGAGGCTCCTGCCCCCGCTCCGCCAGCGCCGGAATGGCAGCAGGCTCCCGCCACACTGTCACCCGCACGCGGACTTGCACCGCTGGATCCCTCAGCGAACCTCCCGCTCGCGTCCAATGTCACTGCCCAGGTGGAGCCGCTGTTGAAGGCCGACGGCGGCGGGAGCTTTACGGGGCTGGTGCAGGATGGGCTGACCGGGCAGGTCCTCTTTGACCGCGGCGGTTCCGAGAGCAGGGTGCCGGCCTCGAACATGAAGCTGCTGACGGCGGTGGCGGCGCTCCGCTCCCTCGGTCCGGAGCATCGCTTCACCACCTCGGTGGTGGAAGGTCCGGAAGCCGGGCAGGTGGTGCTGGTGGGCGGCGGCGACGTCCTCCTCGGAGCCGGGGAGTCGAACGGAGGCCAGGTGATGGGCCACGCCGGCCTGGCGACGCTGGCTGCCCGGACTGTGGAGACGCTGAAGGCTGCGGGCACCGCCGGTGAGCTTAAAGTGCTGGTGGACGATTCTATCTTCGCCGGCCCTGCCCTTAACCCGGCGTGGGAGAGCGGGGATGTGGCTGCCGGGGAAGTGGCGCCCGTGTATCCCTTGGCCATGAACTCGGCCCGCTACGATCCCGCCGTCACCACCGGCCCGCGTCCGCAGGATGCGGCAACCACGGCGGCGGAGGAATTCGCGGCCCGGCTGCGGACGGCAGGCGAAGCCGCGGGGCTGGCCGTGGCGGCCGCCGTCGAACGTTCACCCCGCTCCACGCAGTCAGGCGGTGAGGAATCCCCGGAGCCGGCAGTCCTGGCTGAGGCGCAGTCGGCAACGGTGGGCGAGCAGGTGGACCTCATGCTGCAGGCCTCGGACAACTACCTTGCGGAAGTGTTGGGACGGATGGCATCGGTAGCGGCAGGCGGACCGGGCAGCAACGATGGCGCCACGGCCGCTGTCCGCGCGCAGCTCACCGAAGCCGGAATTTCCGTCGACGGCATCAAACTTGTGGATGTGTGCGGCCTGGCTATGGACAACCGGGTCTCAGCCCGCCAGTTCTCCGAGGTGGTGCGGGCCATCGCTGCAGGCCCGGACAGCCGGTTGCGCGCCGCACTGGACGGCTTCCCCGTGGCCGGCCTCACCGGCACGCTGGACGCTCGTTACGGCGAAGACTCAACAGCCCGGGGTGCAGGCCTGGTCAGGGCCAAGACCGGCACCCTGAACACGGTGCTGGCGCTCAGCGGTTACGTGGTGGACTCTGACGGCCGCCTCCTGGTCTTCTCCTTCATCGGCAACGGCCTCACGCCGGGCGCCGCCGGCAACAAGGTGGCATTGGACCGGGCTGCCACGGCGCTCGCCGCCTGCGGCTGCCGGTAG
- the serS gene encoding serine--tRNA ligase has product MIDVKDLSENPEKFRASQRARGADESVVDAIISADSARRAALIRFENLRAEQNAFGKKVAQAKGDEKKALLAEVKELANSVKAASAEADAAQTKQEELLRTIPNLIEDGVPEGGEDDYVVVKTVGTPREFPDFEPRDHLEIGELIGAIDMERGAKVSGARFYFLRGVGARLEMALLQMAMDQAIQAGFIPMITPTLVRPETMQGTGFDVKHDAEIYRLADDDLYLVGTSEVALAGYHADEILDFSAGPIRYAGQSSCYRREAGSHGKDTRGIIRVHQFNKVEMFIYTTVEEAAAEHQRLLAWEEEMLAKCELPYRVIDTAAGDLGTSAARKYDCEAWVPTQGAYRELTSTSNCTTFQARRLNIRERAVNPEGVSKGTRAVATLNGTLATTRWIVALLEHHQNADGSVNVPKALQKYLGGLEVLPVL; this is encoded by the coding sequence TAAAAGACCTCAGCGAAAATCCGGAGAAGTTCCGAGCCAGCCAGCGCGCCCGCGGCGCGGACGAATCAGTGGTGGACGCGATCATTTCCGCCGACTCCGCCCGCCGCGCGGCACTGATCCGCTTCGAGAACCTCCGCGCCGAGCAGAACGCCTTCGGCAAGAAGGTGGCCCAGGCCAAGGGCGACGAGAAAAAGGCCCTGCTGGCCGAGGTGAAGGAGCTGGCCAATTCGGTGAAGGCAGCCTCGGCTGAAGCCGACGCCGCGCAGACCAAGCAGGAAGAACTCCTGCGCACTATCCCCAACCTCATCGAAGACGGCGTACCCGAGGGCGGCGAGGACGACTACGTGGTGGTCAAGACCGTTGGCACGCCCCGCGAATTCCCGGACTTCGAGCCCAGGGACCACCTGGAAATCGGCGAGCTGATCGGTGCCATCGACATGGAGCGCGGCGCGAAGGTGTCCGGTGCGCGCTTTTACTTCCTCCGTGGCGTCGGTGCCCGGCTGGAGATGGCACTGCTGCAGATGGCCATGGACCAGGCCATCCAGGCAGGTTTCATCCCCATGATCACGCCCACGCTGGTGCGCCCCGAGACGATGCAGGGCACGGGCTTTGATGTAAAGCACGACGCCGAGATCTACCGTCTCGCCGACGACGACCTTTACCTGGTGGGCACCTCCGAGGTGGCGCTGGCCGGATACCACGCCGACGAAATCCTGGACTTTTCTGCCGGCCCCATCCGCTACGCCGGCCAGAGCTCGTGCTACCGCCGCGAGGCGGGTTCACACGGCAAGGACACCCGCGGCATCATCCGCGTGCACCAGTTCAACAAGGTGGAGATGTTTATTTACACCACGGTTGAGGAGGCTGCGGCGGAGCACCAGCGGCTGCTGGCGTGGGAAGAGGAGATGCTGGCCAAGTGCGAGCTGCCGTACCGGGTTATCGACACCGCCGCCGGCGACCTCGGCACGTCAGCGGCCCGCAAGTACGACTGTGAAGCCTGGGTTCCCACCCAGGGCGCGTACCGTGAGCTGACCTCGACGTCCAACTGCACCACCTTCCAGGCCCGCCGCCTGAACATCCGCGAGCGCGCGGTGAACCCGGAGGGTGTTTCCAAGGGCACGCGCGCCGTGGCCACGCTGAATGGAACGCTGGCCACCACCCGCTGGATTGTTGCGCTGCTGGAGCACCACCAGAACGCCGACGGCTCGGTCAACGTGCCCAAGGCGCTGCAGAAGTACCTGGGCGGGCTTGAGGTCCTGCCGGTTCTGTAG